Proteins encoded together in one Triticum dicoccoides isolate Atlit2015 ecotype Zavitan chromosome 7B, WEW_v2.0, whole genome shotgun sequence window:
- the LOC119338917 gene encoding RING-H2 finger protein ATL39-like has translation MSSSSSSAGLPWQARGGGVFDFGQGSALVLASYPVLLLLVLLSAFVKYVWIALALYCAILFVLSCTGRLLAGPVVFVHDEARAAVERGGLSQASIAAIPAFVYAAAAGDGEAQCAVCLEALSGGEEARRLPVCAHTFHVGCIDMWFHSHATCPVCRCHVELPKAGKMAPLPPELPLPPV, from the coding sequence atgtcgtcgtcgtcgtcgtcagcggGCCTCCCGTGGCAGGCGCGCGGCGGCGGTGTCTTTGACTTCGGGCAGGGCAGCGCGCTGGTGCTCGCGTCGTACCCGGTGCTCCTGCTCCTCGTCCTTCTCTCCGCGTTCGTCAAGTACGTCTGGATCGCGCTCGCGCTCTACTGCGCGATCCTGTTCGTGCTCTCCTGCACCGGCCGCTTGCTCGCCGGGCCGGTGGTGTTCGTGCACGACGAGGCCAGGGCGGCCGTCGAGCGGGGCGGCCTATCGCAGGCGTCCATTGCTGCTATCCCGGCGTTCGTGTACGCTGCCGCTGCCGGCGACGGCGAGGCCCAGTGCGCGGTGTGCCTGGAGGCTCTGTCCGGCGGGGAGGAGGCGCGACGGCTGCCGGTGTGCGCGCACACGTTCCACGTCGGGTGCATCGACATGTGGTTCCACTCGCATGCGACCTGCCCGGTCTGCCGCTGCCATGTCGAGCTGCCCAAGGCCGGCAAGATGGCGCCGTTGCCGCCAGAGCTGCCTCTCCCGCCGGTGTAG